One genomic segment of Petrotoga sp. 9PWA.NaAc.5.4 includes these proteins:
- a CDS encoding ABC transporter permease, with product MDLIGILEQGLIASLVAMGVFISFRVIDLPDLTPDGSYVLGGAVTVAFMYAGLPWILCMILGGIMAGFFGIITALIYNKLKVNVLLASILVMTMLYSINIRVMNGPNISTPKEIKSQQTAYYTEKTKLDDLLGMSTNKDSQQTIQNDENKRTLSPFRDNSGYNSTTLLLSIVLISFFITIIFLRTEFGIALRGYGSNKLGIKNLGINPEMMSIIGLFLGNFFAGISGSLFSMYAGFSDVNMGQGIVVTSLAAVILGEIIFGKMHLFYNMLCPLIGAVVYQFLLALAMRYGYVIGFQSSDMKLITSLFIIIVIGLRRVELKKWLSLRTSE from the coding sequence ATGGATTTGATAGGAATTTTAGAACAAGGTCTCATAGCATCTCTTGTCGCAATGGGAGTCTTTATAAGTTTTAGAGTAATAGATCTTCCAGATTTAACCCCCGACGGTTCTTATGTTTTGGGTGGAGCCGTAACTGTCGCTTTTATGTATGCGGGATTGCCATGGATATTGTGTATGATTCTTGGAGGAATAATGGCAGGATTTTTTGGAATAATTACTGCTTTGATATATAACAAATTAAAAGTAAACGTGTTACTCGCAAGTATTCTTGTTATGACTATGCTTTATTCCATAAATATAAGAGTAATGAACGGTCCAAATATTTCCACTCCCAAAGAAATTAAGTCACAGCAAACAGCTTATTATACAGAAAAAACAAAATTAGACGATCTTTTAGGTATGAGTACTAACAAAGATTCTCAACAGACTATTCAAAACGATGAAAACAAAAGGACCCTCTCGCCATTTAGGGATAATTCTGGCTATAATTCAACTACTTTACTACTTTCTATTGTATTGATTTCATTTTTTATTACTATTATTTTTTTAAGGACAGAGTTTGGAATAGCTTTAAGAGGATATGGAAGTAATAAGTTAGGTATAAAAAACTTAGGCATAAATCCTGAAATGATGAGTATTATAGGTCTTTTTTTAGGAAACTTTTTTGCTGGTATATCCGGATCTTTATTTTCTATGTACGCAGGATTTTCTGATGTAAACATGGGTCAAGGAATCGTTGTTACTTCTTTAGCTGCCGTTATTCTTGGAGAAATAATATTTGGAAAAATGCATTTATTCTACAATATGTTGTGTCCATTAATAGGAGCCGTAGTTTATCAATTTTTATTAGCTTTAGCTATGAGATATGGTTATGTAATCGGATTCCAATCAAGCGATATGAAATTGATAACTTCTTTGTTTATTATTATAGTGATTGGTTTAAGGAGGGTTGAATTAAAAAAATGGTTGAGCTTAAGAACATCCGAGTAA
- a CDS encoding ABC transporter ATP-binding protein, which produces MVELKNIRVIYNKNKNNEKRALDGLNLTIKKGEFVTIIGPNGAGKTTLLKLLTGEVELESGQYTLGTKNIKKTKPYKLFRNVGIVYQEPDRGVFPDLTLEENLILGSKKGNRFFSFGKYQGLELIKSLNMGLENRLKTKVSEFSGGQKQALAMILASITKPDLLLLDEHTAALDPKNVEKVMDLTLKINKELGLTIIMVTHNMKIVEKYASRIVEIKDGKVTKDFVYERTEESGLKEEVVAN; this is translated from the coding sequence ATGGTTGAGCTTAAGAACATCCGAGTAATTTATAATAAAAACAAAAATAATGAAAAAAGAGCTTTAGATGGCTTGAACCTAACTATAAAAAAAGGTGAATTTGTTACTATCATAGGACCAAATGGCGCGGGAAAAACCACTTTACTGAAGCTTCTAACAGGTGAAGTAGAATTAGAAAGCGGCCAATATACTCTGGGCACCAAAAACATAAAGAAGACCAAACCATATAAATTATTTAGAAATGTTGGAATAGTATATCAAGAACCTGATAGAGGTGTTTTCCCAGATCTTACTCTTGAAGAAAATCTTATTCTTGGTTCCAAAAAAGGAAACAGATTTTTTTCTTTTGGAAAATACCAAGGACTTGAGTTGATAAAATCTTTGAATATGGGTTTAGAAAATAGGCTAAAAACAAAGGTTAGTGAATTTTCCGGAGGTCAAAAACAAGCTCTTGCTATGATCCTTGCTTCGATAACAAAACCAGATCTACTTTTATTAGATGAACACACCGCTGCTTTAGATCCTAAAAATGTGGAAAAAGTGATGGACTTAACTTTGAAAATAAATAAAGAGTTAGGTTTGACAATTATTATGGTAACTCACAATATGAAAATAGTTGAAAAATATGCAAGTAGAATTGTCGAAATAAAAGATGGTAAAGTTACTAAAGATTTTGTATACGAAAGAACAGAAGAAAGCGGCTTAAAAGAAGAAGTGGTAGCTAATTAA
- a CDS encoding exodeoxyribonuclease V subunit beta, whose protein sequence is MSVKKIDVYKEINNPNRNFFISASAGTGKTYLLTQYYIKILEKNYPNSEIVDRILAVTFTNKAALEMKSRIVEALTQKLEEKVPSNYTALEWYKYWNEIKINMSRSWIKTIDSFCSRIIRENNVSIGVDPNFSIISDFQRDREIERSVNSSVRVALELYQDQEIDWINLVSKKRNENIENYIKELLKDKERFKDTFKKILKEKSIDEIREMLSIIVRNWRLEMSRAKIADEIELADENLSAIYANFLWFIKIVSLIASEFYIGLTIDLFMYDFKGVLEKVLEILNDDTILKKYQNKFKYIIVDEFQDTNYLQKEIFDKLHTSNNYFFYVGDRKQSIYRFRGADVSVFSKTLTQIENSSEEVAVGELKTNRRSHREIVDFSNFLSKEVLFKKENIQIEEIEPILLDNLSFKEEDISEAELAPMQDEKIPSLTDNDKKRVKFILVEDDEELHLGNAEERINIETEVVAKAITRLLGQEHDFRIRKDGKATYERRKIEPKDIAILTRDMKNIEEPLRKILSKYAIPFYIVGSKSFYNKPEIQAIFAAMSCVQNPYNDYEFVKYMMSALVGLSLQDLSKLIKNRSGSLFETFEKIKENYSKDIVNSYEVIKKYSDLKYYLPPSTIFKGIINENNYFLKLSLTNEPESSISNVRKLINQAEEYNRIANSFSELIRFLKKASVISEEEASLEDETSNSVKVMTIHKSKGLEFPIVFLIGLHDSLEKKIKKPYIEFSLPDTEGNRYYILKNIFKDTLENTDNWLFKWFRNNDFLERTETHRIAYVGITRAKDLLIPILLKNSRASSMTDLFLNALDSEIDIINFRDIKEKSLEKSYFNENTFKEIPTQNFEDFNYLSYKKYIAPTYLINELKPSEAKLIEDIENTNEVKTLFSEPKNIFSDEERLFKGSELHDKLQSAQNLSQIRNMTENGELPKGFDQIEIVKKAFTRNANTIIKNEWRLMKCFYFEGKNYMLFGIPDKVIIKNNEIEILDYKYSDLKDKKKINDYKFQILFYLYLLSDFGIPKAGYILSIKTLKEPIKIEYEPDFEKELIIRITNQLKEGHQK, encoded by the coding sequence ATGAGTGTTAAAAAAATAGATGTTTACAAAGAGATAAATAATCCCAACAGAAATTTTTTTATTTCTGCGTCAGCAGGAACGGGGAAAACATATTTACTTACCCAATATTACATAAAAATCCTCGAAAAAAATTACCCCAATTCAGAAATTGTAGATAGAATTTTAGCTGTTACGTTTACCAACAAAGCTGCTTTAGAAATGAAAAGCCGGATAGTTGAGGCGCTTACTCAAAAATTGGAAGAAAAAGTCCCTTCTAATTATACTGCCTTGGAATGGTATAAATATTGGAATGAAATAAAAATAAATATGTCAAGATCGTGGATAAAAACCATAGATAGTTTTTGCTCCCGTATAATAAGAGAAAACAATGTCTCTATTGGTGTAGATCCTAATTTTTCTATCATTAGCGATTTTCAAAGGGATAGAGAAATTGAGAGATCGGTTAACTCTTCTGTAAGAGTGGCTTTAGAACTGTATCAGGATCAAGAGATTGATTGGATCAATCTTGTTTCAAAAAAAAGAAATGAGAATATTGAAAACTACATCAAAGAGTTATTAAAAGATAAGGAAAGATTTAAAGATACTTTTAAAAAGATTCTAAAAGAAAAAAGTATAGATGAAATAAGAGAAATGTTAAGCATAATCGTTCGTAATTGGAGACTGGAAATGTCGAGAGCAAAAATAGCAGATGAAATTGAATTAGCCGATGAAAATCTTTCTGCTATTTATGCTAATTTTTTATGGTTTATTAAGATAGTATCACTTATAGCTTCAGAGTTTTATATAGGATTGACTATCGATCTTTTTATGTATGATTTTAAAGGTGTTCTGGAAAAGGTTCTTGAGATATTAAACGATGATACTATACTCAAAAAATATCAAAATAAATTTAAGTATATCATAGTAGACGAATTTCAAGATACAAATTATTTACAAAAAGAGATTTTTGATAAACTTCATACTTCTAATAATTACTTTTTTTATGTAGGAGATAGGAAACAATCCATATATAGATTTAGAGGAGCAGATGTTTCGGTTTTTTCAAAAACTTTAACCCAAATAGAAAATTCAAGCGAAGAAGTAGCTGTAGGAGAATTGAAAACAAACAGAAGGTCTCACAGAGAAATAGTGGATTTTTCAAACTTTTTATCAAAAGAAGTGCTCTTCAAAAAAGAGAATATACAAATTGAAGAAATTGAGCCCATTTTATTAGACAACCTTTCTTTTAAAGAAGAGGATATATCTGAAGCAGAGTTAGCTCCTATGCAAGATGAAAAAATCCCCTCTCTGACTGATAACGATAAAAAAAGGGTTAAATTTATCTTGGTAGAAGATGACGAAGAGTTACATTTAGGAAATGCAGAGGAACGCATAAATATTGAAACGGAAGTAGTAGCTAAAGCAATAACAAGATTATTAGGTCAAGAACATGATTTTAGAATACGCAAAGATGGAAAAGCTACATACGAAAGAAGGAAAATCGAACCAAAAGATATCGCTATTCTTACTCGAGATATGAAAAATATAGAAGAACCACTCAGAAAAATTTTATCTAAATATGCAATTCCATTTTACATTGTAGGTAGTAAATCCTTTTATAATAAACCAGAAATTCAAGCTATATTTGCAGCCATGAGCTGTGTTCAAAACCCATATAACGACTATGAATTCGTAAAATATATGATGTCTGCGTTGGTAGGTTTGAGTTTGCAAGATTTATCAAAATTAATAAAAAATCGAAGCGGTAGTTTATTTGAAACTTTTGAAAAAATAAAAGAAAATTACTCTAAGGATATAGTAAATAGCTACGAAGTAATTAAAAAATATTCTGACCTTAAGTACTATCTACCTCCTTCAACAATTTTTAAAGGTATTATAAATGAAAATAATTATTTTCTAAAACTTTCTCTAACTAATGAACCTGAAAGTTCAATATCAAATGTCAGAAAACTTATAAATCAAGCTGAAGAATACAATAGAATAGCTAATTCTTTTTCTGAATTAATAAGATTTTTAAAAAAGGCTTCTGTTATCTCAGAAGAAGAAGCTTCTTTAGAAGACGAAACTTCTAACAGTGTCAAAGTAATGACCATTCATAAGTCTAAAGGTTTGGAATTTCCTATAGTCTTTTTAATTGGATTACATGATTCTTTAGAAAAAAAAATTAAAAAGCCTTATATAGAATTTTCTTTACCGGATACTGAAGGTAACAGATACTATATTTTGAAAAACATTTTCAAAGATACTTTAGAAAACACAGATAATTGGTTATTTAAATGGTTTAGAAATAACGATTTTTTGGAAAGAACAGAAACCCATAGAATCGCTTACGTTGGAATTACCAGAGCAAAAGATTTATTGATCCCCATTTTATTGAAAAATAGCAGGGCTTCTTCTATGACGGACCTTTTTTTAAATGCTTTAGATTCAGAAATAGATATAATCAACTTCAGAGATATTAAAGAAAAAAGTCTTGAAAAAAGTTATTTTAACGAGAACACTTTTAAAGAAATCCCCACACAAAACTTTGAAGATTTTAATTATCTTTCCTATAAAAAATACATAGCTCCTACTTATCTGATAAATGAATTAAAACCCTCTGAAGCGAAGTTAATTGAAGATATAGAAAATACAAATGAAGTCAAAACGTTATTCTCTGAACCAAAGAATATCTTCTCAGATGAAGAACGTTTATTTAAGGGATCCGAACTACATGATAAACTCCAAAGTGCTCAGAACTTAAGCCAAATTAGAAATATGACTGAAAATGGTGAATTACCCAAAGGATTTGATCAAATAGAGATAGTGAAAAAGGCTTTTACTCGAAATGCAAATACAATAATAAAGAACGAATGGCGGTTAATGAAATGTTTTTATTTCGAAGGTAAAAATTATATGCTTTTTGGCATACCCGATAAAGTAATAATTAAAAATAATGAAATAGAGATACTAGATTACAAGTACTCTGATTTAAAAGATAAAAAAAAGATAAATGATTATAAATTTCAAATTTTGTTTTATTTATACTTATTATCTGATTTTGGTATCCCTAAAGCTGGATACATATTGAGTATAAAAACTTTGAAAGAGCCCATAAAGATTGAATATGAACCAGATTTTGAAAAAGAATTAATAATAAGAATAACCAATCAATTGAAAGAAGGACATCAAAAATGA
- a CDS encoding ABC transporter substrate-binding protein, with translation MKKVGVMLIVLLLFSMAFSVKIGITQIVDHPALNKIYDGIVDYLNESGVKFEVDHQSAQNNFQNAIAIANKFKTDVDIIVAIATPSAQAAATTIKDKPVVFSAVTDPISAGLIPKWGKNPGNVVGISDMVPVETHVNLMRTIFPEAKNLAILYNPGEANSVFLAQETKRIAPALNFKVIEITGTTVNELVTSLNANANRIDIAYLYTDNLVASSAEILGQIFDKLGIPVIAGDIDIAKNTSVIGFGFNYYQVGIETGKIVLDLINGKKPSEIESRIVGANALTFYINLDRAKKLNVKVPQEFIDIADEVVGSL, from the coding sequence ATGAAAAAAGTTGGAGTGATGTTGATAGTATTGTTATTATTCTCGATGGCATTTTCTGTAAAAATAGGTATTACCCAAATTGTTGATCATCCCGCTTTAAACAAAATCTATGACGGTATAGTAGACTATTTAAATGAATCTGGAGTAAAATTTGAAGTTGACCACCAAAGTGCTCAAAATAATTTTCAAAATGCAATTGCAATAGCCAATAAATTTAAAACAGATGTGGATATAATCGTTGCTATAGCAACTCCTTCTGCCCAAGCAGCGGCAACAACTATAAAAGATAAACCAGTTGTATTTAGTGCCGTTACAGATCCGATAAGTGCCGGGTTAATTCCAAAATGGGGTAAAAATCCTGGAAACGTCGTAGGAATAAGCGATATGGTACCAGTAGAAACACACGTTAACTTAATGAGAACCATATTTCCAGAAGCCAAAAATTTAGCGATACTTTACAATCCTGGTGAAGCCAATTCGGTATTTTTAGCTCAGGAAACGAAAAGAATTGCTCCAGCACTTAATTTTAAAGTTATAGAAATTACCGGAACAACTGTGAATGAACTTGTTACTTCGTTGAATGCTAACGCTAATAGAATAGATATTGCTTATCTATATACAGATAACCTTGTAGCCTCTTCAGCAGAAATTTTAGGTCAAATTTTTGATAAATTGGGTATCCCCGTTATTGCAGGAGATATAGACATAGCTAAAAATACTTCGGTTATAGGTTTCGGATTTAATTATTATCAAGTAGGTATAGAAACAGGAAAAATCGTGTTAGATCTTATAAACGGAAAGAAACCTTCTGAAATTGAATCAAGAATAGTTGGAGCAAACGCTTTAACTTTTTATATAAATTTAGATAGAGCAAAAAAACTTAATGTAAAGGTTCCTCAAGAATTTATAGATATAGCAGATGAAGTGGTAGGTAGTTTGTGA